A section of the Spirosoma pollinicola genome encodes:
- a CDS encoding ROK family protein, with protein MASVEYLGIDVGGTNVKMGIVDANTGKISNFYSHDTISWRESGHFVERFGDAVALQLLSNKDVKKVGIGLPGMLNRERTVPLEITAIPEINDVPMVDLLSKRFVGIQFFLANDANAAALGEYYFAEEKITENYIFITLGTGVGGAAIINKKIFTGGDGNAMEPGHIPSRNGRVLERNIGKKELLDLANLRRKEFKGETHLADDDSISTTGLVAAAAEGDELALQIWTEVGEMLGEGLASLIKVLDIKQVLIGGGLSASFDYILPAVNKTLEYWLNDYYKNGLSIKRATLGNDAGLLGAASLCFE; from the coding sequence ATGGCTTCCGTTGAGTATTTGGGTATTGACGTCGGCGGCACGAACGTCAAAATGGGTATTGTTGATGCCAATACCGGTAAAATCTCTAATTTCTATAGCCACGACACCATCAGTTGGCGGGAATCGGGACACTTTGTTGAGCGTTTTGGCGACGCAGTTGCGTTGCAGCTACTGTCGAATAAAGATGTAAAGAAAGTGGGTATCGGTTTGCCGGGCATGCTTAATCGGGAGCGTACTGTTCCGCTCGAAATCACGGCTATTCCCGAAATCAACGATGTTCCAATGGTGGATTTGTTGAGCAAACGCTTTGTGGGTATCCAGTTTTTTCTGGCCAATGACGCAAACGCAGCAGCTTTGGGTGAATATTATTTCGCTGAAGAAAAAATTACTGAAAACTATATTTTCATCACGCTTGGAACGGGTGTTGGTGGAGCGGCTATCATTAACAAGAAAATTTTTACGGGCGGAGATGGCAACGCCATGGAGCCCGGTCATATTCCATCCCGGAATGGCCGGGTGTTGGAACGCAACATCGGCAAGAAAGAATTGCTCGATTTAGCCAATTTACGACGTAAGGAATTTAAAGGCGAAACGCACCTTGCCGATGACGATAGCATTTCGACAACAGGTCTGGTAGCGGCTGCTGCCGAAGGTGATGAATTAGCCCTTCAAATCTGGACCGAAGTAGGCGAAATGCTGGGTGAAGGGCTGGCTTCACTAATTAAAGTACTGGATATAAAACAGGTACTAATTGGTGGAGGGTTGTCTGCATCCTTCGATTACATTCTGCCAGCGGTTAACAAAACGCTCGAATACTGGCTCAATGATTATTATAAAAACGGATTGAGCATCAAGCGGGCCACTCTCGGAAACGATGCCGGACTACTTGGAGCCGCTTCGCTTTGTTTCGAATAA
- a CDS encoding MlaE family ABC transporter permease, protein MSRIGSYFIFLGTLFRNREKLSVYMGLILNECTSIGVGSIFIVALVNIFIGAVTCVQTAYNLTNPFVPKYIIALIVRDSSILELAPTLSCIVLAGKVGSNIASELGTMRITEQVDALEVMGINSSSYLILPKVIASVLMFPLLVIMAAFLAILGGYIAGTLAGVISSEDYISGLRFDYKPFGIAFALIKTTVFAFLISTISAYQGYNVSGGALEVGAASTSAVTNSCIAIVAADFVLTQLLLT, encoded by the coding sequence ATGTCACGAATAGGCAGTTACTTTATTTTTTTAGGCACCCTCTTCCGCAATCGGGAAAAACTCAGCGTTTATATGGGCCTCATTCTGAATGAATGTACGTCAATTGGCGTCGGGTCTATTTTTATCGTTGCTCTGGTCAATATATTTATCGGTGCCGTTACCTGTGTCCAGACGGCTTATAACCTGACAAACCCCTTTGTACCAAAATATATAATTGCCCTCATCGTGCGCGACAGTTCTATTCTGGAATTGGCCCCAACGCTGTCGTGTATTGTACTGGCGGGTAAAGTTGGGTCAAACATTGCCAGTGAGCTAGGTACTATGCGTATTACCGAGCAGGTCGATGCGCTGGAAGTGATGGGCATTAACTCAAGTTCTTATCTTATTCTGCCCAAAGTAATAGCCTCGGTCCTGATGTTTCCGCTTCTGGTCATCATGGCCGCCTTTCTGGCTATTCTGGGCGGTTATATCGCCGGAACGCTGGCGGGGGTAATTTCATCGGAAGACTATATTTCTGGTCTACGCTTCGACTACAAACCGTTTGGCATTGCGTTCGCCCTCATTAAGACAACCGTATTTGCCTTTCTCATTTCGACCATTTCGGCCTATCAGGGCTATAACGTGAGCGGTGGAGCCCTTGAAGTAGGAGCAGCGTCAACCTCCGCCGTTACAAACAGTTGCATCGCCATCGTAGCCGCCGACTTCGTTCTGACGCAGTTATTACTCACGTAA
- the rnc gene encoding ribonuclease III, translating into MQIALPRSLFNPLDWFRSGNADPRKNLRRSIAHIIGARPSNLGLYQLALRHTSASKATAIEGFRESNERLEYLGDAVLGMVIAEFLFKKYPYKDEGFLTEVRSRIVNRETLNGIARKIGLDQLIEYDGSRTRSLPARTSMYGDALEALVGAVYLDKGFRFSRGFILKELLAHYDIESVVQNNGNYKSRLIEWAQRDGKEIRFEIVSEKGNSHFREFISQVFINDEPFATGSGYSKKKAEQAAAEKAFETLAIK; encoded by the coding sequence GTGCAAATCGCTCTGCCGCGTAGTTTATTTAACCCTCTCGACTGGTTCCGGTCTGGCAACGCTGATCCACGTAAGAATCTGCGTCGCTCAATCGCCCATATTATTGGCGCACGCCCATCTAATCTGGGCTTGTATCAACTGGCCCTACGCCACACATCGGCCTCAAAAGCCACAGCTATCGAAGGGTTTCGGGAATCGAACGAACGGCTTGAGTATTTGGGCGACGCGGTGCTGGGTATGGTTATCGCCGAGTTTCTCTTCAAAAAATATCCTTACAAAGACGAAGGTTTTTTGACAGAAGTCCGCTCGCGCATTGTAAACCGCGAGACCCTGAATGGCATTGCCCGTAAAATTGGCCTCGATCAACTCATTGAATACGACGGAAGCCGGACGCGTAGTTTACCGGCCCGCACGTCTATGTACGGCGACGCCCTCGAAGCGCTGGTTGGCGCTGTGTATCTGGACAAGGGGTTCCGGTTCTCCCGTGGATTTATTCTAAAAGAATTATTGGCCCACTACGATATTGAGTCTGTTGTTCAAAACAACGGCAACTACAAGAGTCGCCTGATTGAATGGGCTCAGCGCGACGGTAAAGAGATTCGATTCGAGATTGTCTCGGAGAAAGGTAACAGTCATTTCCGGGAGTTTATTTCGCAGGTATTTATTAATGATGAGCCCTTTGCAACGGGCAGTGGCTACAGCAAGAAAAAAGCCGAACAGGCTGCCGCCGAAAAGGCATTTGAGACACTGGCTATAAAGTAG
- a CDS encoding SDR family oxidoreductase has product MNSLIVVTGGSKGIGRAIANRFVAEGFDAVVCARSVDGIHEPGLLPIAADLSTRAGVNTLLDYIQSLNRPVDVLVNNTGIFHPGQIHNEAEGTFEQLMNTNVASAYHLTRGLVGDMITRRKGHIFMMCSTASITAYTNGGSYCISKFALLGMSRVLREELKPHDVKVTAILPGATLTDSWAGSGLPEERFLKPDDVANSAWAAYSLSKSAVLEEILIRPQLGDI; this is encoded by the coding sequence ATGAATTCATTGATTGTTGTAACTGGTGGTTCTAAAGGAATTGGCCGAGCTATTGCCAACCGATTTGTGGCCGAAGGATTCGATGCAGTTGTTTGCGCCCGTTCTGTTGACGGTATCCATGAGCCGGGATTGTTGCCCATTGCCGCCGACCTTTCCACCCGCGCCGGTGTCAATACCCTGCTTGACTACATTCAGTCGCTGAATCGGCCTGTCGATGTGCTGGTCAACAATACCGGCATATTTCATCCGGGCCAGATTCACAACGAAGCCGAAGGTACGTTTGAACAACTTATGAACACGAACGTAGCCAGTGCTTACCACCTCACCCGTGGGCTGGTAGGCGATATGATTACCCGTCGGAAGGGGCATATCTTTATGATGTGTTCTACGGCCAGTATAACGGCCTATACCAATGGGGGCTCGTATTGCATCTCCAAATTTGCGCTACTCGGTATGAGTCGCGTTCTGCGTGAAGAATTAAAGCCGCATGATGTAAAAGTGACGGCTATATTGCCTGGGGCCACCCTTACGGATAGCTGGGCGGGTTCGGGTTTGCCCGAAGAACGCTTTTTAAAGCCCGACGATGTGGCCAACAGTGCCTGGGCAGCTTATTCATTATCGAAAAGTGCAGTGCTGGAAGAAATACTTATCCGGCCGCAATTGGGGGATATTTAG
- a CDS encoding Hsp20/alpha crystallin family protein — translation MNPLMRTNNHLPSLIENLFGRDMNEFFNTNTTSGLTSVPAVNVLEHQDGFRIEVAAPGLKKEDFKLNLNHNNLTISAYQETQKDEPGQGNEKYTRREFSYSSFQRTFTLPTSINADRIQATYADGLLKIDVPKREEAKVKPPRQIEIGG, via the coding sequence ATGAATCCGTTAATGCGCACGAACAACCACTTGCCGTCGTTGATCGAGAACCTATTCGGTCGCGACATGAACGAGTTTTTCAACACCAACACCACCTCAGGCCTGACCAGCGTTCCAGCGGTCAATGTACTGGAACATCAGGATGGGTTTCGTATTGAGGTCGCGGCACCAGGCCTGAAGAAAGAAGATTTCAAACTCAACCTGAACCATAATAATCTTACAATCTCGGCCTATCAGGAAACGCAGAAAGATGAACCCGGACAAGGTAACGAGAAATATACCCGCCGGGAGTTCAGCTATTCCTCGTTTCAGCGGACGTTTACATTACCCACATCAATAAATGCCGACCGCATTCAGGCAACCTATGCTGATGGACTTCTGAAAATTGATGTACCAAAACGGGAAGAGGCTAAAGTGAAGCCTCCGCGCCAGATCGAAATAGGTGGCTGA
- a CDS encoding ABC transporter ATP-binding protein, with translation MIDIKNITKSFNGRQVLAGIDGSFKPGDTSLIIGGSGTGKSVLLKCMIGLITPDSGEVTYDGRNFLTSNLNEQKAIRREMGVLFQGSALFDSKTVLENVRFPLDMLTEQSESEKVDRAQECLRRVGLENAGDRMPSEISGGMKKRVGIARAIVLNPKYLFCDEPNSGLDPLTSIKIDQLISEITDEFQITTVVITHDMNSMMEIGEKIMFLYEGNKLWEGNSDTLTESHVKELNEFINANKLIREMSKG, from the coding sequence ATGATAGACATTAAAAACATAACGAAATCATTCAACGGCCGACAAGTACTGGCGGGTATCGACGGTAGCTTCAAACCGGGAGATACGAGCCTGATTATTGGTGGTAGCGGCACCGGTAAAAGTGTATTACTGAAATGCATGATTGGCTTGATCACCCCCGATTCAGGGGAGGTGACGTACGATGGCCGTAACTTCCTGACCAGTAATCTGAACGAACAAAAAGCGATTCGACGCGAGATGGGGGTCCTTTTCCAGGGATCGGCCTTATTCGACTCGAAGACTGTACTGGAAAATGTTCGCTTTCCGCTCGATATGCTCACCGAACAATCGGAAAGCGAAAAAGTGGACCGGGCGCAGGAATGCCTTCGTCGTGTCGGGCTGGAAAATGCAGGCGACCGGATGCCGTCGGAAATTAGTGGGGGAATGAAAAAACGAGTTGGTATTGCCCGTGCCATTGTGTTGAACCCGAAGTATTTGTTCTGCGATGAGCCAAACTCTGGCCTTGACCCCTTAACGTCGATCAAGATCGATCAGCTCATTTCAGAAATTACCGATGAGTTTCAGATCACGACTGTGGTGATTACGCACGACATGAACTCGATGATGGAGATTGGCGAGAAAATTATGTTCCTCTACGAAGGCAATAAACTCTGGGAGGGCAATAGCGACACGCTCACAGAATCGCATGTAAAAGAACTAAACGAGTTTATTAACGCGAATAAGCTGATTCGTGAAATGTCGAAGGGGTAA
- a CDS encoding ComEA family DNA-binding protein, with protein sequence MRIVYVFTLLGWLSFGPVFAQTGSLSYRNIDQSADAISKHLQDLFPVQTEGIDYQAVYDALTQLYANPLDLNAATRDELEATYLLSQRQLSSLAAYRTEFGDLLSIYELQAIPDFDLSTIRRLLPFMTVAGSKGLFGAMATPTDNYLIVRYEQLLEQQKGFSEAMPDKKGSFPTRYMGGPGQWYVRYRYSRPRAFSIGLTMEKDPGETMGWQPASRRYGIDYVSFHAQIQNRGKWRTIVIGDYQLQTGQGLVLSAGFVLGKSSETVQTVRRPTLGARPFTSLTEYGYFRGATATYAIRPTLDLTLLVARNRRDANTSTDSSDVGTVATSLQTSGLHRTPSELDDQGSLLETTVGAHLLYHNRQQAQLGLTVLQTTFDTFLQRRDLPYNQYEFTGKHNLVVGVHGGYIRHNWNLFAELARSGGSATNSGGVGAVGGALVSLSKTVDLSVALRHYDRNFHSFYSNGFSEGTRTINESGAYLGLKYTVYRKVTLGGFVDYFNFPWLKYLIDKPSKGFDYLLQARYTPNRKTTFYAVYHEEHKQKNLTIGKDKAVVGTTRRSYLLNAEYSPLRRLSLRSRVQWSGFRYAGLSLSRGFAIVQDATLDFRRLSLSGRVALFSTDDYDSRQYVYERDVLNAFSFPAYFDRGVRHYILAQYNLSRHLDVWVRWARTGLTNQDTVGSGLDQIDASHKSEVKVQARWRF encoded by the coding sequence TTGCGAATCGTTTATGTATTTACACTTTTAGGATGGCTATCTTTTGGACCTGTTTTTGCTCAAACCGGTAGCCTTTCGTATCGAAACATCGACCAATCGGCCGATGCCATAAGCAAGCATTTGCAGGATCTTTTTCCCGTACAAACCGAAGGCATCGATTATCAAGCGGTCTACGATGCCCTAACGCAACTCTACGCTAATCCGCTCGACCTGAATGCTGCCACCCGCGACGAACTCGAAGCCACCTACCTTCTTTCCCAAAGGCAGTTGAGTAGTCTGGCAGCTTACCGCACTGAATTCGGCGATTTGTTATCGATTTATGAACTTCAGGCTATACCTGATTTTGACTTGTCGACGATTCGGCGATTGCTGCCGTTTATGACAGTGGCCGGTAGTAAAGGGCTGTTCGGCGCGATGGCCACACCAACAGACAATTACCTGATCGTGCGCTATGAACAGCTTCTTGAACAACAAAAGGGCTTTTCTGAAGCCATGCCAGATAAGAAAGGGAGCTTCCCAACCCGGTATATGGGTGGCCCCGGCCAGTGGTATGTTCGTTATCGATATAGTCGCCCACGGGCGTTTAGCATTGGGTTAACGATGGAGAAAGACCCTGGTGAAACTATGGGATGGCAACCAGCATCACGCCGATATGGTATCGATTACGTGTCGTTTCATGCGCAGATACAAAACCGGGGTAAGTGGCGAACGATAGTGATTGGTGATTATCAACTGCAAACAGGGCAGGGGCTGGTGCTGTCGGCGGGTTTTGTGCTGGGTAAGAGTTCCGAAACCGTACAAACCGTTCGTCGCCCTACGCTGGGTGCCCGGCCTTTTACATCACTTACGGAGTACGGTTATTTTCGGGGAGCCACCGCTACATATGCCATACGTCCAACGCTCGACTTAACCCTTCTGGTGGCCCGTAACCGGCGCGATGCCAATACATCCACCGATAGTTCAGATGTTGGCACGGTTGCTACCTCCCTGCAAACATCAGGATTGCACCGCACGCCATCTGAACTCGACGATCAGGGTAGTTTACTGGAAACCACCGTTGGAGCACACTTGCTCTATCATAATCGCCAGCAAGCTCAACTTGGTCTAACGGTTCTGCAAACTACCTTCGATACATTCTTACAACGACGTGATCTGCCCTATAACCAGTATGAATTTACCGGGAAGCACAACCTTGTTGTGGGCGTTCATGGTGGGTATATCCGGCATAACTGGAATCTCTTTGCTGAGTTAGCCCGCAGCGGTGGCTCGGCAACGAATTCGGGCGGGGTGGGTGCCGTGGGCGGGGCGCTGGTTAGCCTGTCGAAAACGGTTGATTTATCCGTTGCCCTACGGCATTATGACCGCAATTTTCATAGTTTTTATAGTAATGGATTTAGCGAAGGCACACGCACAATTAACGAATCAGGGGCGTATCTGGGACTAAAATACACGGTTTATCGAAAGGTGACGTTGGGTGGTTTTGTTGACTATTTCAACTTCCCGTGGTTGAAGTACTTGATAGATAAACCATCGAAAGGATTTGATTACTTGCTACAGGCACGCTACACTCCGAATCGAAAAACTACTTTTTATGCGGTTTATCATGAGGAGCATAAGCAAAAAAACCTCACTATTGGTAAAGACAAAGCGGTGGTTGGGACAACACGTCGGAGTTATTTACTAAATGCTGAGTATTCACCCCTGCGCCGACTATCGTTACGGTCGAGAGTGCAATGGAGTGGCTTTCGTTACGCCGGGCTATCGCTTTCGCGCGGTTTTGCCATTGTGCAGGATGCTACACTGGATTTCAGGCGGCTGAGTCTGAGCGGGCGGGTGGCCCTGTTCAGTACGGATGATTACGATAGCCGGCAATATGTTTACGAGCGCGATGTGCTCAATGCGTTTTCGTTCCCGGCCTACTTTGATCGGGGCGTTCGACATTATATACTGGCGCAGTATAACCTGAGCCGGCATTTGGATGTCTGGGTTCGCTGGGCCAGAACCGGCCTCACAAATCAGGATACGGTTGGGTCCGGTCTTGATCAGATCGATGCGTCCCACAAGTCAGAAGTAAAGGTTCAGGCCCGATGGCGCTTCTGA
- a CDS encoding Do family serine endopeptidase — MKSNWKLLALMALLSSVVTLAAYNLLGFNNRDVIFNESSPIQAITGRLASMPGGPSAVPGDFSTAAEAVTPMVVHIRTTMTRTVRQQQVPDIFREFFGDELGGQRQPRRQQGQASGSGVIISKDGYIVTNNHVVQDADEVEVIMTDKRSFKAKVIGTDPLTDLAVIKVDAKDLPAITLGDSDALKLGEWVLAVGYPLDLESTVTAGIVSAKSRKIGILEQDYAQRQQGRTDKQATDMPLEAFIQTDAAINPGNSGGALVNLRGELVGINSAIASATGYYSGYGFAVPVSLVKKVSSDLLKYGNVQRGYIGILPIELNSTIAKEKGLKLGRGIYIDSVVEKGAAEAAGLKKGDVIVKMEGQPLDSDVQMREIIGRRRPGDIVNVTINRDGSERDVKVELRNRNGGRDVIKKTDVTAATTSLSNLGASFEDLSAQEAKQLGVTGGVRVKKIIDGKLAETDVEEGFIIVKANGKNVKTTKDLQAIMASVKEGEGLMLIGMYPNSSRMYYYAVPV, encoded by the coding sequence ATGAAAAGCAACTGGAAATTATTGGCGTTAATGGCACTCCTGTCGAGTGTTGTAACGTTGGCTGCTTACAACCTGTTGGGCTTCAACAACCGGGATGTAATTTTTAACGAATCATCGCCAATACAGGCGATTACGGGACGGCTGGCATCAATGCCGGGCGGGCCTTCTGCCGTACCTGGCGACTTCTCTACTGCAGCAGAAGCTGTAACACCAATGGTCGTTCATATTCGCACGACAATGACCCGGACGGTGCGCCAACAACAGGTCCCTGATATTTTCCGGGAGTTTTTTGGCGACGAACTCGGCGGTCAGCGGCAACCTCGCCGTCAACAGGGTCAGGCATCAGGATCGGGTGTAATTATTAGCAAAGACGGCTATATCGTAACCAACAACCACGTTGTTCAGGATGCTGACGAAGTGGAAGTGATTATGACCGACAAACGGAGTTTCAAAGCTAAAGTAATTGGTACTGACCCTCTCACAGATCTAGCCGTTATCAAAGTAGATGCTAAAGACCTGCCAGCTATCACACTGGGCGATTCTGACGCATTGAAATTAGGTGAATGGGTGTTGGCTGTCGGTTATCCGCTTGATCTGGAATCGACGGTAACAGCCGGTATCGTAAGTGCGAAGAGCCGTAAAATCGGGATTCTGGAGCAGGATTATGCGCAACGTCAGCAAGGACGTACTGACAAACAGGCAACGGATATGCCCTTGGAAGCCTTTATTCAGACGGATGCCGCCATCAACCCAGGTAATTCGGGTGGAGCTTTGGTAAACCTTCGTGGCGAATTAGTCGGTATAAACTCGGCTATTGCCTCGGCCACGGGATATTATAGCGGCTACGGTTTCGCTGTACCTGTATCGCTGGTTAAAAAAGTATCGTCCGACCTGCTTAAGTATGGTAATGTACAACGCGGCTATATCGGTATTTTGCCTATCGAGTTGAACAGCACGATAGCAAAAGAGAAAGGATTGAAATTAGGTCGTGGTATTTATATTGATAGCGTTGTTGAAAAAGGTGCTGCCGAAGCCGCTGGCCTGAAAAAAGGCGACGTTATCGTTAAGATGGAAGGTCAGCCGTTGGATTCTGATGTTCAAATGCGTGAAATCATTGGTCGTCGTCGGCCAGGTGATATAGTGAATGTTACGATTAACCGCGACGGTAGCGAACGCGACGTTAAAGTTGAACTTCGCAATCGGAATGGTGGTCGGGATGTGATCAAAAAAACCGACGTTACAGCGGCCACTACATCGTTGAGCAATCTGGGCGCCAGCTTCGAGGATTTATCCGCACAGGAAGCCAAGCAACTAGGTGTAACGGGTGGTGTTCGGGTAAAGAAAATCATTGATGGCAAACTGGCAGAGACGGATGTTGAAGAAGGGTTTATCATCGTGAAAGCGAACGGCAAGAACGTTAAAACGACGAAAGATCTTCAAGCCATCATGGCGTCAGTAAAAGAAGGCGAAGGCCTGATGCTGATCGGGATGTACCCCAACAGTTCACGGATGTATTATTACGCTGTGCCCGTATAA
- the gmd gene encoding GDP-mannose 4,6-dehydratase has product MKKALVTGITGQDGAYLTELLLEKGYEVHGIKRRSSLFNTQRIDHLYEDPHEKNVHLKLHYGDLSDSTNIIRIIQEVQPDEIYNLGAMSHVRVSFDEPEYTAQVDGIGTLRILEAVRLLGLTEKTRIYQASTSELYGGVQGHAQSETTPFYPRSPYAVAKLYGYWITVNYREAYNMFACNGILFNHESPLRGETFVTRKITRAVSRIGLGLQDKVYLGNMDSLRDWGHAKDYVEAMYLILQQEKPEDFVIATGVTTTVRDFVRMSFAEIGVELEFTGEGVDEVGTVKSATNPDFAVEVGKAVVAVDPRYFRPTEVDLLLGDPTKAMSKLNWKPKYDLPALVKDMMTSDINLFRRDQLLANSGHQVLNYFE; this is encoded by the coding sequence ATGAAAAAAGCGTTAGTTACCGGAATAACCGGACAAGATGGTGCCTACCTGACTGAACTGTTGCTGGAAAAAGGATATGAAGTGCATGGCATCAAGCGTCGGAGTTCGCTTTTTAATACGCAACGGATTGACCACCTGTATGAAGACCCGCACGAAAAAAATGTGCACCTTAAACTTCATTACGGTGATCTGTCTGATTCTACTAATATAATTCGTATCATTCAGGAAGTACAGCCCGACGAAATCTACAATCTTGGTGCTATGTCGCACGTACGGGTCAGTTTCGATGAGCCAGAGTATACTGCTCAAGTAGATGGAATTGGTACGCTTCGTATTCTGGAAGCGGTTCGACTACTCGGCCTGACCGAGAAAACCCGTATTTATCAGGCCTCAACGTCTGAGCTATATGGTGGTGTTCAGGGGCATGCTCAATCAGAAACGACTCCATTCTATCCACGCTCGCCCTACGCCGTAGCTAAACTATATGGCTATTGGATTACGGTCAATTACCGCGAGGCCTATAACATGTTTGCCTGTAATGGTATCCTGTTCAACCACGAGTCGCCATTGCGTGGCGAAACCTTTGTGACACGCAAAATTACACGCGCTGTATCACGTATTGGTCTGGGACTACAGGATAAAGTATACCTGGGTAATATGGATTCCCTGCGCGACTGGGGTCATGCCAAGGACTATGTTGAGGCAATGTACCTGATCCTGCAACAGGAGAAGCCTGAAGATTTTGTAATTGCTACAGGTGTTACAACCACTGTTCGTGATTTTGTACGGATGTCATTTGCCGAAATTGGTGTTGAACTGGAGTTTACCGGCGAAGGTGTTGATGAAGTAGGGACAGTTAAAAGTGCAACAAATCCAGACTTCGCGGTTGAAGTAGGTAAAGCAGTGGTAGCGGTTGATCCGCGCTACTTCCGCCCAACAGAAGTAGACCTGTTGCTTGGTGATCCAACCAAAGCGATGTCAAAACTGAACTGGAAGCCAAAGTATGACCTTCCTGCTCTTGTAAAAGACATGATGACTTCTGATATCAACCTGTTCCGTCGCGATCAGCTTCTGGCTAATAGCGGCCACCAGGTGCTGAACTACTTTGAGTAA
- the murB gene encoding UDP-N-acetylmuramate dehydrogenase, with translation MLNIQSHVSLKPHNTFGIDANARYWVEVANEDDLKTVLQLTDFINQPKLILGGGSNVLLCHDFDGLVVKVAIQGINVSREDDDHIYITAGAGVNWHELVQFCVQRGYAGMENLALIPGTVGAAPMQNIGAYGVELEQVFESLTAVHILTSERKTFTHAECAFGYRESVFKRDLKGQYIITSVTFQLNKRPIFHTRYGAIQETLTEMGVSDDRLSIKAISEAVIRIRRSKLPDPSQIGNAGSFFKNPEIPKIQFDTLKDQHPDLPGYPMGDDVVKIPAGWLIEQAGWKGYRSGDAGVHARQALVLVNYGNATGDEILLLAKKVQESVHDKFGVTISPEVNVI, from the coding sequence ATGCTAAATATACAAAGCCACGTATCGCTCAAACCACATAATACGTTCGGAATTGACGCCAACGCTCGGTATTGGGTTGAGGTTGCGAATGAAGATGACCTTAAAACAGTACTTCAACTAACCGATTTCATCAACCAGCCCAAGCTTATACTCGGCGGAGGCAGCAATGTATTACTCTGCCATGATTTTGATGGCTTGGTTGTAAAAGTTGCTATCCAAGGGATAAACGTCTCTCGTGAAGACGACGACCATATTTACATAACGGCCGGGGCTGGCGTTAACTGGCATGAGTTAGTTCAGTTTTGCGTTCAACGTGGTTACGCTGGTATGGAAAACTTAGCGCTTATTCCAGGCACAGTGGGCGCAGCACCTATGCAAAACATTGGGGCTTACGGCGTTGAACTGGAGCAGGTCTTCGAATCACTTACCGCCGTTCATATACTGACAAGTGAAAGAAAGACCTTTACGCATGCCGAATGCGCATTCGGCTATCGGGAAAGTGTGTTTAAACGGGATTTAAAAGGGCAGTACATTATCACAAGTGTTACATTTCAGTTGAACAAGCGCCCAATCTTTCACACTCGTTACGGCGCCATTCAGGAAACGTTAACCGAGATGGGCGTGTCGGATGACAGATTGTCTATAAAGGCCATCAGCGAAGCCGTTATCCGCATTCGGCGAAGTAAACTTCCCGACCCATCGCAAATTGGTAATGCAGGAAGTTTCTTCAAAAATCCAGAAATTCCAAAAATTCAGTTCGATACCCTAAAAGACCAACATCCAGACTTACCCGGCTATCCAATGGGTGACGATGTGGTGAAAATTCCGGCGGGCTGGCTTATCGAGCAGGCGGGTTGGAAAGGCTACCGTTCCGGCGACGCGGGCGTGCACGCCAGACAAGCGTTGGTTTTAGTCAACTACGGCAATGCTACCGGCGACGAAATTCTGTTGCTTGCCAAAAAGGTGCAGGAATCTGTACATGATAAATTCGGCGTAACAATATCGCCAGAAGTAAATGTTATCTGA
- a CDS encoding SPOR domain-containing protein, with product MRFRSGEVIVLGLMLMTGCASSRTTTSAVDYNSYNEDLSSTRPVYNAAPAVAPTAPATVTTPAMPVTTPRRTDTRKPSMPVEALHINRRLDMVLDTIATQNRSIRYAPGFRIQVYVGTVRKEVDDIRLLISQNFPELSPYLSYNLPTYKLKIGDFMRRMDAERYYASVRRLIGSAQLQADKVDIRRSLLIK from the coding sequence ATGCGTTTCCGATCGGGAGAAGTTATTGTATTGGGGTTAATGCTTATGACAGGTTGTGCCAGTAGTCGAACGACTACGTCGGCTGTTGATTACAATAGTTATAACGAAGACTTATCATCAACGCGGCCTGTTTACAATGCTGCCCCGGCGGTTGCGCCTACAGCTCCTGCAACGGTTACAACACCCGCTATGCCCGTAACGACTCCCCGAAGAACTGATACGCGCAAGCCCAGCATGCCTGTAGAAGCGCTTCACATAAACCGTCGGCTCGATATGGTATTGGATACCATTGCTACGCAGAATCGTTCTATACGGTATGCCCCCGGCTTTCGTATTCAGGTATATGTGGGTACGGTACGCAAAGAAGTTGATGACATCAGGTTGTTAATTTCTCAGAACTTTCCTGAGTTGAGCCCTTATCTGAGTTATAACCTGCCAACTTACAAACTGAAAATTGGTGATTTTATGCGTCGGATGGATGCCGAACGATACTATGCATCAGTGCGACGTTTGATTGGGTCAGCCCAGTTGCAAGCCGATAAAGTTGACATTCGAAGGAGCCTGTTAATAAAATAA